The genomic stretch GCCGCCCGACGAGGTGATCCCGGCCGAGGTGCGGGCGACCGCGAAGGCCGCACCGGCCACTGAGCGGGCCGAGTCGCAGGGCGCTCGCCCGGCCCGCAAGACCGCCGCCAGAAAGGCGGTCGCGAAGAAGACGACCCCGCCCGCCCCGGCCGGCACGGCTGACGCGCCGACCACCCCGGTGAAGGAGGCCGCGGCCGCCACCGAGCTGCCGCCGGCCAAGAAGGCGCCGGCTCGCAAGGCGGCGCGCAAGGCCGTCGCGCCCTCGTTCGTCGAGCCGCAGAACCCGGAGGCGTAACGGATGACGTTCCCCAAGCCGGGTCCTCCGCCCGGCGGTTTCCGGCCCGGCCCGCCGCCGTCGCCGCAGCCCGCGCCCGCGGCGGTGAGCCTGCCGCCGGCGGTCGACGAGGCCACCGGCCGGATCGTCGAGCAGACCGGGCATCCGGCGGTCGACGAGGTGCTGCGGTCGCTGGCCAACGCCGCCCGTCTGGCCCCGGCCGAGCAGATCGCCGAGTACGAGGCGGCTCACCAGGTTCTCCAGGAGACCCTGGCGAGCATCGATCGCTGAGACATGGACATGAGGAACTGATGGCTCGTCGTGCTCGTCTCGACGCCGAGCTGGTGCGCCGCAAGCTGGCCCGCTCGCGTGAGCAGGCCGCCACGCTGGTCGAGGCCGGCCGCGTGCAGGTGCGCGGCTCGGTGGCCCGCAAGGTGGCCGCGATGATCGACCCGGCCGACCCGGTGGTGGTCACCGGCGACGACCCGGCGACCGAGTACGTGTCACGCGGCGGCCACAAGCTGGCCGGCGCGCTGGCCGCGTTCGGGCCGCGAGGGCTCGCCGTGACCGGCCGCCGCTGCCTGGACGCCGGCGCCTCGACCGGGGGCTTCACCGACGTGCTGCTGCGCGCAGGCGCCCGGCAGGTGGTGGCGGTCGACGTGGGGTACGGCCAGCTGGCCTGGCCGATCCGCACCGACGAGCGGGTCGTCGTGTTCGAACGCACCAACGTGCGGGCGATCACGCCCGAGTCGATCGGCGGCCTCGTCGACCTGACTGTGGCGGATCTCTCGTTCATCTCGTTGCGCCTGGTGCTGCCCGCCCTGGCCGCCTGCACGGACACCGGCGGCGATCTCGCGCTGATGGTCAAGCCGCAGTTCGAGGTGGGCAAGGAACGGGTCGGCGCGGGTGGCGTCGTACGGGATTGGCAGTTGCGGGCCGAAGCCGTGCTCGACGTGGCTCAGGCCGCTGGTGAGCTGGGGCTGGGGGTGGCCGGGGTGGCGGCGAGCCCGTTGCCGGGGCCGAGCGGCAACGTCGAGTTCTTCGTCTGGTTCCGCCGGGGTGCTCCGGCCGCCGATCGTGCGGAGATCGAAGAAGTGGTCGCCGCCGGGCCCGCGATCAAGGTAGCTTCTGCCGGGCCGGAGCAGCCGGCAGCCCCCTTGGAGGACACATGACGCGCTCGGCCCTGCTGGTCACGCACACCGGCCGGCGGCAGAGCACCCAGCACGCGCGTACGGTGGCGCGTGACCTGCTGGCGGCCGGTTTCGAGGTGCGGGTCATCGCCGAGGAGGTGGCCGATCTCGACCTGCCGCCCGAGGTGACCACGGTGGAGGGCCCGACGCCGGCGGCGGCCGAGGGCGTCGAGATCGTGCTGGCGATGGGCGGCGACGGCACGTTCCTGCGCGCCGCCGAGCTGGCCCGCCCGGTCAAGGCCCCGCTGCTCGGCATCAACCTGGGCAAGGTCGGGTTCCTGGCCGAGGCCGAGATCGACCACCTCGACGAGGCCGTTCAGGACGTCGTCGACGGCGCGTACAAGGTGGACGAGCGCCTGACGCTGGAGGTGCGGGCCGAGTACGGCGGCCGCGTGATCGCCGAGTCGTGGGCGCTCAACGAGGTCAGCGTCGAGAAGGGGCAGCGGGCCCAGATGCTCGAGTTGCTGGTCGACGTCGACGGCCGCCCGCTGGCCCGGTACGGCTGCGACGGCGTGGTCTGCGCGACGCCGACCGGTTCGACGGCGTACGCGTTCTCGGCCGGCGGCCCGGTGGTGTGGCCCGAGGTCGAGGCGCTGCTGCTGGTGCCGATCAGCGCGCACGCGTTGTTCAGCAAGCCGTTGGTGACCGCGCCGACGTCGTCGTTCGCGTTGACGGTCGACCCTTACACCTCTTTCGCGGTGCTCTGCTGTGACGGTCGCCGCACCTGGGATCTGCCGCCGGGGGCCAAGGTCACCGTCGAGCGCGGCGAGCTGCCCGTACGGCTGGTTCGCCTGCAACCGCGGCCATTCACCGACGTGCTCGTGGCCAAGTTCGCGCTCCCGGTGGAGGGGTGGCGCGGCAGCAAGCGGTGACCACCGGTGGGCAAATGTCGGGGGGCACCGATACTGTCTGCCCTGTGCTGGAGGAACTGCGCATCACCGGGCTCGGCGTCATCGACGACACGACGCTGCGGCTGACGGCGGGCATGAACGTGATCACCGGTGAGACCGGTGCCGGGAAAACCATGGTGGTGACCGGTCTGGGCCTGCTGTTCGGCGGCCGGGCCGACGCCGGGCGGGTGCGCGCCGATCCGGGCCGCGCGGTGGTCGAGGGCCGGCTGCGCCTGGGCGGCAAACTGGCCGGCGAGGTGGCGACCCGGGTGTCCGACGCCGGTGGCGAGGTCGACGACGACGGTTCGGTGCTGCTGAGCCGCACGGTCACCATCGAGGGCCGGTCCCGGGCCCACGTGGGCGGCCGCAGCATGCCGGTGTCGATGCTGACCGACCTGGGTGAGCGGGTGCTGGCCGTGCACGGCCAGTCCGACCAGCTGCGCCTGCTGCGCCCGGCCGAGCAGCGGGCCGCGCTCGACCGGTTCGCCGGCCCCGAGCACGAGAAACTGCTCGACACCTATCGCGAGGCGTTCACCCGCTGGCGGGCCGTGGCCG from Paractinoplanes brasiliensis encodes the following:
- a CDS encoding NAD kinase, producing the protein MTRSALLVTHTGRRQSTQHARTVARDLLAAGFEVRVIAEEVADLDLPPEVTTVEGPTPAAAEGVEIVLAMGGDGTFLRAAELARPVKAPLLGINLGKVGFLAEAEIDHLDEAVQDVVDGAYKVDERLTLEVRAEYGGRVIAESWALNEVSVEKGQRAQMLELLVDVDGRPLARYGCDGVVCATPTGSTAYAFSAGGPVVWPEVEALLLVPISAHALFSKPLVTAPTSSFALTVDPYTSFAVLCCDGRRTWDLPPGAKVTVERGELPVRLVRLQPRPFTDVLVAKFALPVEGWRGSKR
- a CDS encoding TlyA family RNA methyltransferase, which codes for MARRARLDAELVRRKLARSREQAATLVEAGRVQVRGSVARKVAAMIDPADPVVVTGDDPATEYVSRGGHKLAGALAAFGPRGLAVTGRRCLDAGASTGGFTDVLLRAGARQVVAVDVGYGQLAWPIRTDERVVVFERTNVRAITPESIGGLVDLTVADLSFISLRLVLPALAACTDTGGDLALMVKPQFEVGKERVGAGGVVRDWQLRAEAVLDVAQAAGELGLGVAGVAASPLPGPSGNVEFFVWFRRGAPAADRAEIEEVVAAGPAIKVASAGPEQPAAPLEDT